A window of the Lactuca sativa cultivar Salinas chromosome 5, Lsat_Salinas_v11, whole genome shotgun sequence genome harbors these coding sequences:
- the LOC111881133 gene encoding uncharacterized protein LOC111881133, whose amino-acid sequence MNREKHHRCSIRSKKKKGGTNRGRENCSFVCRHQPHKEGGCLVVFDGNKWRGGGRGLPWPTASQGKKENSVGVWDLFFSSKQKGKVRWGSLEAGASCKDGDWRSLGSTSFLFWFDHLNSKNRGLIDGGTSASVGLFWLMFYRRR is encoded by the exons ATGAACCGTGAAAAGCACCACCGGTGCTCAATCCggtcgaagaagaagaagggaggAACGAACAGGGGCCGCGAAAACTGCTCCTTCGTCTGCCGACATCAACCACACAAGGAAGGTGGGTGTTTGGTTGTGTTTGACGGAAACAAGTggagaggaggaggaagagggCTGCCATGGCCGACAGCTTCACag GGAAAGAAAGAGAATTCAGTGGGTGTTTGGGACCTGtttttctcatcaaaacaaaaagGGAAAGTGAGATGGGGGTCGTTGGAGGCAGGAGCGAGTTGTAAGGATGGCGATTGGAGGTCTCTTGGCTCCACCAGTTTCCTTTTCTGGTTCGATCATTTAAACTCAAAGAACAGGGGACTGATCGATGGTGGCACCTCAGCAAGTGTAGGGTTGTTTTGGTTGATGTTCTACAGGAGAAGATAG